A part of Aspergillus flavus chromosome 5, complete sequence genomic DNA contains:
- a CDS encoding putative cytochrome P450, with the protein MTGIYVLAAASALALGVGYVVILPIIYYFYDPKGFRKYPNFAPLAGITDLPYCYLSSCGYRSKDLYEAHKNAPILRIGPNNLSFGRIGAVKDIYGHNTPCIKDIKYAMTWGSHTHLFDVIDKADHAAKRKRMSSAFAIKNLERWEHKVANVTGRLVKALDAHCTLPLLPGQTEPQAADVTLDYNKWINLFTIEAINLIALSSTLGLLEKGSDEVTAQRKDGTTYPARYRKSQDSTAHAQSLFVWDYKYFHWLSRLSKLVPKYRQMWKDGEPWGDVIYHQAVTRLQRYQSGEKLDDFFSSLMEDKAGHPNNLEWGEIVAEVGAIINAGADTTAIALTQVLDMLIRHPKYLQRLREEVDSTLDADEVVAPYDKVKNLPFLRACLDEALRLIPPTSAGLPRRTPPEGAQILNEWIPGDTSVSMTSYSAHRDPEIFPDPEEYNPDRWMDLDNRKRMEPYFVPFSTGARGCLGRNITYLEQTVVLATLVHRYDFAVPANWKLGRFEAFNLIMGEMPMKIWRREKA; encoded by the coding sequence ATGACTGGAATCTATGTTTTGGCTGCCGCTAGTGCTCTTGCCCTTGGGGTAGGGTACGTGGTCATTCTTCCTATCATATACTACTTCTACGATCCCAAGGGGTTTCGCAAATATCCAAACTTCGCGCCCCTCGCGGGTATCACCGACCTTCCTTACTGTTACCTAAGCTCGTGTGGATATCGTTCCAAAGACCTATATGAAGCTCACAAAAATGCACCAATATTGCGCATTGGACCCAACAATCTTTCCTTCGGCCGTATCGGTGCAGTGAAGGACATATACGGGCACAACACCCCGTGCATTAAAGATATCAAATATGCTATGACATGGGGCTCTCATACACACCTGTTCGACGTGATCGACAAAGCGGACCATGCTGCGAAGCGAAAGCGCATGTCTTCTGCTTTCGCCATCAAGAACTTGGAGAGATGGGAACACAAAGTGGCCAACGTAACCGGCCGCCTTGTCAAAGCGTTGGATGCGCACTGTACACTCCCGTTGCTTCCTGGTCAGACAGAGCCGCAAGCGGCAGATGTCACGCTGGACTACAATAAGTGGATCAATTTGTTCACGATTGAGGCCATCAATCTCATTGCCCTTTCGTCCACACTAGGACTGCTAGAGAAGGGATCCGATGAGGTTACCGCACAAAGAAAGGATGGGACAACATACCCGGCTCGATATCGCAAATCCCAAGATAGTACCGCACACGCGCAGTCGCTTTTTGTTTGGGATTATAAGTACTTCCACTGGCTTTCTAGGTTATCAAAGCTGGTTCCCAAGTACCGCCAGATGTGGAAAGATGGAGAGCCATGGGGCGACGTGATCTACCACCAAGCAGTTACACGGCTACAACGGTACCAGAGCGGGGAGAAACTGGatgatttcttctcctcactcATGGAAGATAAGGCAGGACACCCTAACAACCTCGAATGGGGTGAGATCGTCGCCGAAGTAGGCGCTATCATCAACGCCGGAGCCGATACCACAGCGATTGCCCTAACCCAAGTCTTGGATATGTTAATCAGACACCCGAAGTACCTGCAAAGATTGCGGGAAGAAGTGGACAGCACCCTAGATGCAGACGAAGTGGTCGCACCATACGATAAGGTGAAGAACCTTCCGTTCCTGCGCGCTTGCTTAGATGAAGCATTGCGCCTGATCCCCCCTACATCAGCTGGACTACCCCGACGGACACCGCCGGAAGGAGCTCAGATATTGAACGAATGGATCCCGGGTGATACCAGCGTGTCGATGACAAGTTATTCGGCTCATCGGGATCCTGAAATTTTCCCTGATCCCGAGGAATATAATCCGGACCGATGGATGGATTTGGACAACCGGAAGCGCATGGAGCCGTACTTTGTCCCGTTCTCGACGGGGGCCCGGGGGTGTCTCGGTCGGAATATCACGTATCTTGAGCAGACTGTTGTACTTGCGACACTGGTGCATCGGTATGACTTTGCGGTGCCGGCCAATTGGAAGCTCGGTCGGTTCGAGGCGTTTAACCTGATCATGGGCGAGATGCCGATGAAGATCTGGCGAAGGGAAAAGGCATGA
- a CDS encoding putative beta-glucosidase, producing the protein MVSGVFTKGVLLLGLLSGLALGQDEKPRYKDPSVPVEERVTDLLGRMTLEEKMSQLIQGAIGIVSFLPTGGDITNWMNETTGEFNLTGLEWSTKMRGGMFYAMAFSWISGALGLHRRQCQESSGLYSPKHDSRDSRHCSDRMYVLVMFDSLNPALIILALIALHGFLIGNATIYNSPIGFACSFNPELIEKMARLIGQEASALGVNHVMGPVVDLARELRFGRVEETYGEDPFLAGEIGYHYTKGIQSHNISANVKHFVGFSQPEQGLNTAPVHGGERYLRTTWLPSFKRAIMDAGAWSIMSAYHSYDGIPAVADYHTLTEILREEWGYKYWVTSDAGASDRVCTAFKLCRADPIDKEAVTLAILPAGNDVEMGGGSYNFETIIDLVNAGKLDIEIVNTAVSRVLRAKFEMGLFENPYNAAPASEWNKLIHTQEAVDLARELDRESIVLLENHDNALPLKKSGSIAVIGPMAHGFMNYGDYVVYESQYRGVTPLDGIKAAVGDKATINYAQGCERWSNDQSGFAEAVEAAKKSDVAVVVVGTWSRDQKELWAGLNATTGEHVDVNSLSLVGAQAPLIKAIIDTGVPTVVVLSSGKPITEPWLSNNTAALVQQFYPSEQGGNALADVLFGDYNPSGKLSVSFPHSVGDLPIYYDYLNSAREIGDAGYIYSNGTLEFGHQYALGNPKAWYPFGYGKSYSSFEYGAVKLDKTNVTEADTVTVSVDVKNTDAAREGTEVVQVYVVDEVASVVVPNRLLKGFKKVVIPAGQTKTVEIPLKVQDLGLWNVRMKYVVEPGAFGVLVGSSSEDIRGNATFYVQ; encoded by the exons ATGGTTTCCGGTGTCTTTACGAAGGGGGTTCTGCTCCTGGGCCTCTTGTCGGGTCTGGCTCTTGGTCAAGATGAGAAGCCTCGCTACAAGGACCCCAGTGTTCCAGTGGAGGAGCGCGTCACTGATCTGCTGGGTCGCATGACGctcgaggagaagatgtctcAATTGATTCAGGGTGCGATTGGAATTGTCTCGTTTTTACCAACAGG AGGCGACATCACCAATTGGATGAATGAGACTACTGGAGAATTCAACCTCACGGGTTTGGAATGGAGTACGAAAATGAGGGGTGGAATGTTCTACG CTATGGCTTTCAGTTGGATATCCGGTGCCTTGGGATTACATCGCAGACAATGTCAAGAAAGCTCAGGACTATATTCTCCAAAACACGACTCTCGGGATTCCCGCCATTGTTCAGACAGAATGTATGTTCTAGTCATGTTCGATTCGCTGAACCCTGCGCTGATAATCCTTGCTTTGATAGCTCTTCACGGATTCCTCATCGGTAATGCAACGATCTATAACTCTCCCATCGGGTTCGCATGCTCGTTCAACCCGGAG CTTATCGAGAAAATGGCACGCCTCATCGGTCAGGAGGCCTCAGCCCTTGGGGTTAACCACGTAATGGGACCAGTGGTTGATCTCGCCCGTGAACTGCGATTTGGAAGA GTCGAAGAGACGTACGGTGAAGACCCGTTCCTTGCAGGAGAAATTGGATACCACTATACCAAGGGCATCCAAAGCCACAATATCTCCGCCAACGTCAAGCACTTTGTGGGATTTTCCCAACCCGAGCAAGGTCTCAACACTGCACCTGTCCACGGAGGAGAGAGATATCTGCGCACGAC TTGGTTGCCATCATTCAAGCGCGCCATTATGGATGCCGGAGCGTGGAGTATCATGAGTGCGTACCACTC ATACGACGGTATCCCCGCCGTAGCCGACTACCACACCCTCACCGAAATCCTCCGCGAAGAATGGGGCTACAAATACTGGGTAACCAGTGACGCCGGCGCCAGCGACAGAGTCTGCACAGCCTTCAAACTCTGCCGCGCGGACCCCATCGACAAGGAAGCCGTTACACTTGCCATCCTCCCAGCCGGAAACGACGTCGAAATGGGCGGTGGCTCATA CAACTTCGAAACGATCATCGACCTGGTCAATGCCGGCAAGCTCGATATTGAAATCGTCAACACGGCTGTATCCCGTGTGCTCCGTGCGAAGTTCGAAATGGGCCTCTTCGAGAACCCCTACAATGCTGCTCCGGCGTCTGAGTGGAACAAGCTCATCCATACTCAGGAGGCTGTTGATCTTGCCCGTGAGCTGGATCGGGAGTCGATTGTTCTGCTGGAGAATCATGATAATGCGCTtccgttgaagaagagtgGTAGTATCGCTGTTATCGGGCCTATGGCGCATGGGTTTATGAAT TATGGAGACTACGTCGTCTACGAAAGCCAGTACCGCGGCGTGACCCCCTTGGACGGCATCAAAGCCGCCGTTGGCGACAAGGCAACGATCAACTACGCCCAGGGCTGCGAACGCTGGAGCAACGACCAATCCGGCTTCGCCGAGGCAGTCGAAGCAGCCAAGAAGTCCGACGTAGCAGTCGTAGTCGTGGGTACCTGGTCTCGCGACCAGAAGGAGCTCTGGGCCGGTCTCAACGCAAC AACCGGCGAACACGTCGACGTAAACAGCCTCAGCCTCGTCGGCGCCCAAGCCCCCCTCATCAAAGCAATCATCGACACAGGCGTTCCCACCGTGGTCGTCCTCTCCAGCGGCAAGCCCATCACAGAACCCTGGCTCTCGAACAACACCGCCGCACTCGTCCAGCAATTCTACCCCTCCGAGCAAGGCGGAAATGCCCTCGCCGACGTCCTCTTCGGCGACTATAACCCCTCCGGAAAACTCTCCGTCAGCTTCCCGCACTCCGTTGGCGATCTGCCCATCTACTACGATTATCTGAACTCGGCGCGCGAGATCGGTGATGCTGGGTATATTTATTCGAATGGCACGCTGGAGTTCGGTCACCAGTATGCGCTTGGCAATCCCAAGGCGTGGTATCCCTTCGGGTATGGGAAGAGTTATTCGAGCTTCGAGTATGGGGCTGTGAAGCTTGATAAGACGAATGTGACGGAGGCGGATACGGTTACTGTTAGTGTTGATGTGAAGAATACGGATGCCGCGAGGGAGGGCACCGAGGTTGTGCAGGTGTatgttgttgatgaggtTGCGTCGGTTGTGGTGCCGAATCGGTTGCTCAAGGGGTTCAAGAAGGTTGTTATTCCTGCTGGGCAGACCAAGACGGTGGAGATTCCGTTGAAGGTGCAGGATTTGGGGCTGTGGAATGTGCGCATGAAGTATGTTGTTGAGCCTGGGGCTTTTGGTGTGCTGGTGGGAAGTAGCTCGGAGGATATTCGGGGCAATGCTACTTTCTATGTGCAGTGA